The DNA region AACGGCAATGGGAACGGCAAGTTTCCCTTGACTATCTGATGAACGAGAAGTTTGTCCAGTTTGCCGCGTCGGAGCCGGACGAGGAATACCCATTTACCGTCTGCGGTCAGACCGTCCTGCTCTGCAACGCCGCCCTTGCCTAAAAGTAAAATCCGCCATAACTTATAAACGGGGGTTACTATGTTGCAAGAATTACACATTTTGCTTTTTTTAGGGGGGTTGTCCGTTTTATCCGCCACGTTGGTACCGGCGCAAGCGTCTTTAGTAATGTTTGCGCTCATGGTCACAGGCCGATACGCCGCATGGAAATTGCTTGCCGCGGCATGCGTGGGCACCGTCTTGGGCGTGGGCATAAACTGGGTGCTGGGGCAGTATTTGGACCGCCTGGAAAACAAAACCTGGTTTCCCGTTAAAAAAGAATACCTGCAAAAAGCGCAGAATCTTTTTGCAAAAAACGGAAGCATTACGCTTTTGTTGGCCGGCGTGCCGATTATTGGGGACCCTGTTATGCTGATTGCGGGCGCGAGCAAAATAAACTTTTGGCTTTTTCTGTCGGTAGCGGCCCCTGCCAAATGCGTCCGCTTCTTTTTATTCTGGCTGATTTATTTGGGATTGACATAAGAGGAAAAAGCACTTTGTAAAAAGTGCTTTTTAAAGGTACGCACAACAAGCGCTAAAACATCGCGTGTCCATTATAGGGTACCATAGTTCTTATACTCAGTTTTAGCACTCCCCATTATTATTTTGGTACTTTGGCTAGTTCGAGTTTACCAGTGCATAGCAAGGATTTGGTACAAAAAATGGGACAGTAAATAAGAGAAAATGCCTGCGGTGGAGCAGAATATGACTACGCTCATTGCCATCATCACGGAAACTGTCATCATTAACGATATATTTCCATTAGATAACCTCTGGTAAAAGGGAAAGACTCTAACTGGGGACTTTTTTATTACTTGTACTCTGCAAAAAGTATATAAAATGGACAGTATAATTTTCGTAATTAGCTCATAATTATAGCGTCTAAACTCTGTCCATATTTGCTTTATTTTGATTATTTGCTGTGCCCAAAAAGCGCACAAGGCATAATAAAAGCACAAGAAATGGCAAACCAGTAACTGGAAAAATCACGCAGTTATAGTGTCCAAACTGTGCCCAGTATATTCATAGTTTTCAAGAATTTTTTTAGTAGTTTTTATACTTTTTCGACGAGAAGTAATAATTATAGTATGTAAAAAATCTTGGGAATTTAAGTTGTGCGGATATAGTTTGCAGAAAAAGAACGGATAATTTAGATTTTGTCGACGAGAAATACAAAGAAAACTAGC from Elusimicrobiaceae bacterium includes:
- a CDS encoding DedA family protein yields the protein MLQELHILLFLGGLSVLSATLVPAQASLVMFALMVTGRYAAWKLLAAACVGTVLGVGINWVLGQYLDRLENKTWFPVKKEYLQKAQNLFAKNGSITLLLAGVPIIGDPVMLIAGASKINFWLFLSVAAPAKCVRFFLFWLIYLGLT